CCACTCGCCTGCAGTATTCGATAGCACGGTTCCTACAAGGACGCCAACACCCAAGACAATAAGGGACATTGATACATATTTGAATTTAATTGTGGAGATGGCAAATCCCAAACTTCTGAAAATTGCGATATCACCGCTGTCCTTTGCGACAAGCATTTTCAGGAATAATGATGTGATCAGGATCGTAACCAATACTGCTATAACAAGCGCCAACACCGTAACCAGCTTAAGCTGATGAATCGTTCCTCCAAGTGTTTGATCTAAGTAGCCTTTTAAATCGGTCACCTTTGCAGGTGAGAACGCTTGCTCATATTCCGCAATTTTATCTGAAATCTTACTACCGTCATCTTTCAAATCCAAACTTACGACATACCAGAGCACACGATCCTTGTTATAGGGCAGCCGTGCTTTGGCAGTCTTTCCACCATTGGTCACATCCTGATATACACCACTGACGGTCATTGTTTTTTCCTGTCCATTTACGATCAGTACCAAGGAATCTCCTGTCTTCTTCTCCATGTCTTTACTGTTCGCATCAGACAAAGCAATTTCATTTTCATTTTTCGGTGCTGCGCCATTCACGTAAGACAAAGGAAAAACGTCAAAGTCACCTGTCTCTACGCTTAAATGATCATAGCTACCTTCACTGTTAAACACTTTGAATTGGCTTGTGACAAGGGGTGAGTATCGAAGTACGTTCTTATCCTTTTGAACATAATCAATTAATTCAGCGTAACGCTGTTCGATATCTTCAGAATGCCTCAGATCAATACGCATATCGCTTTGACCTACACCCATGTAAGAAATGAAGCTAGGAGCTTGTAACGTATGGAGGAAATTTATAGGTACGATCATAATAAATGAACTTATAATAAACACAAACAACAGCAAACGGAACATTTTAATTCGTTGGATGACTTCTTTTAAGCTCAGAAAAACCGGAACTGATAACCACCGATTTTGGGACAAATTTAGTCTGTTTTGACTTATTCTCGTCTCACCCATACTGCCCGAACGTAATGCCTCAACAGCTGAAATGTGATTAAAACGCCGAAGCACACGGTTGCAGAAAAATACAACGATGGCAAATATGAAGACAGCCGCAAACAATGTTATGCCGTAGTGCAACCATGTCTTGGGAGCTGCCCCCATGTAGAGCAACATATTGGACATGAACAAACGGTTAACCCATAGTGATGCTAGAAATCCTAGGATAGAGCCCAATCCTGCCATAACAACATATTTACTCAAGTAGAGTTTCTTAATATTATGCTCGGATATGCCGATAGCTTTCATGACGCTAATCTCTCGATAATCTTCTTCAATAGTTGCGAGCATAGTGAAACGAATGCAGAGTAAAGCGATCACAATCAAGATCAAACTGACCAGAATGACTATAGCTGCGACTACCCCATCCGTCAACGCATTCAACAACTGAAACAGATTGTAGTTCACAATAGGACCAGCGTTCGGCAAACTCGTATTTTGATAGGCTTGGGTAAAGTCGCTAATCATCTTGGAATCTCTAAGTCGAAATTCAATCAGATACTCCGACTCTCCCGTATTTTGTTTCAAGGTTTGGAATTCACTCTGACTGATGACAAAACGTTTGGAGTGAATGATCGATGGATTCATTTGAGCATCACGTACAAATTCCACAATCTTGTATGTTCTGCTGAAAGAACCGTCTTTAATATGAATACGGTCACCAATGCTCAATTTCTTCTGCTGCAAGTAGTAAACGGGAACCGCGATTTCTCCATCATTCACCTGCACAATCTCACTATCCAGATTCAGCAGAAAATCAAAATCCTGATTTTGTACAACAAAATCAAGATCCATGATACTGTTTTTCTCGGCCTCCGCTCCAAAAAACAAATGAGAACCGTCAATGTTAATCATTTCTACGATCTGGTGTTTATCTACCATTTCATTTGTCTGTGCCCATGTATTCACCTTCATTATATCCAGTTTACCTGCATGCATTTGCACAACATGAGGCGTCTTGGATTCTGTAAATAAATAGTGAATTGAATTGGTTAACTCCATAATCATTCGTGTACCTGAAGAAACAAGTAAAGCCGCTAGTAAAATAAAAACAAATAGAGCGATGTTGATTCCTTTTTTCCTAAAAAGATCATTTCTCAACATACGTAATAGCATGAATAACACTAGCTCCTTTGTATGGAACACTACTTTGGAATAATCAGGTACACTTTATGTAATTAATTTTTGCCGATATGTCCAACCCTACAGACCAAAGCTCATGTTCCTCTTTTCCTGTAAAATAACCCCATTTATTATGTGACCCGATTGTATCAATAAATATGAACAACTGAATCAGTCTGCGGTCCAGTTCTTACTAATCCCTGAGTCTGAGTGAGGTGGATGAATTGAGAACTTATTTATTCCTATGCTATGATAATGATTCAAACCTTTTTCTAATGAATACTCAATTTATGGGGTAAGTCCCAAATAAGAAAGGACACTATGAATCCTTCATCCATACCATCCATGTTGCATCAAATCATCCCGCCGCTGGATCTGCGCAGTTGCTTAGTCAGCGTACGTGGTGAAATCATTTACGAACACTACCGTAATCAAGAAGCAGCTACCCATATTGCAAAAATCAATTCCTGCACCAAAAGTGTGTTGTCCGCGCTCATCTGTATTGCTATGGATCAAGGGGTGCTGCCTGAGGCTGACACGCCGATCTCCACCTTTTTCCCACAGCTGGTATCAGACTCTGACCCCCGCAAACCTGAAATAACGTTAGAGCAGTTATTAACCATGACAGCCGGATTCAACTGGGACGAATTCGGAGGACAGAATTCATTTCCGCGTATGACGCGTACGGATTACTGGGTGAAGTTTGCGTTGGAGCAACACTTAAGTCATGTGCCAGGTACATATATGGAATACAATTCAGGGGTATCGCAGATATTGTCTGCCATCCTCATGCAAAGTACAGGTATGTCCGTAGCTGGGTTCGCGGAACGTTACTTATTTGGCCCGTTGGGGATTCAACAGTATGAATGGGAAAGTGACCCACAAGGTGTACATACCGGGGGGTTCGGTTTAAAAATGTTGCCGCAAGATTTACTAAAATTCGGACAACTGTTTTTGCAACAAGGCATGTGGAACGGGCAGTCGCTGATTTCGAGTGATCTTGTTAGCCGCTCTACAAAACCTGCCATTTCGGTTACTCCACCCAATCATGGTAGTTACGCTTGGCATTGGTGGGTAGATGCTTATACCAACGAAACTTCGGAAGCTAAGGTTGCGGAACAGCCCACTTCCATACTCCACTATTATTACGCCCGTGGATTTGGTGGTCAATTTGTATATATCGTCCCGTCCCTGGAACTCGTTGCCGTGCTCACCAATGACAAACGAAAGAAGGAAAAACCTCCACTGGATGTGTTCCCCAAGCGGATTGCTCCTGAACTGTTAAAATGCTTGTAGCTTTCTTCGTTTTCATTTAATGGGTAATAAATAACCCCCAACCGTTAGGGAGTTTTCCCGAATAGTTGAGGGTTATTTATTACGGCTTTATTAGAACTAGACATGCCAGGCTCTCGATTATCGCAAGCCTTGCAGTTCAGCCTCTGAACTTCCTACCTCCGTCTTTCTATCACGGTAAGATCTGGTATTAATTAGATAGTATAACGTTGCGTAGATCGTAAGAATAAACGTGCCAAAGAACATACAGAAAGCCAGCGATGGACGACTTACACTCTCATGCATAAGTTCAACCAGCGTCTCTCGATTGGTTAACGCATCCCAGCTGTTCAAGCGATATACACGTCCCAGCAGAACACCGTAACTCCCCAGTGCACAACCCGCTAGCACAAATATCCATGAAAACCATCGTCCCAGTTTGTGATGGATCACTTCCTGAAGCTGATACATCGAAAGAAATCCGAGCAATAAACCCGTCCAAACGAACATCAAAACCACAATTAAGTCATACCAGTACTTGTAGTCCAATCCATTGCCTCCGCCATAATAGCGGGAACTGCGTGCCGTCAGGTGGACAAGATCCGTTACAATGTAGGAAGAGTTCGGGAAGAACAATAGCCAGAGCAGTCCGCTTGCAACGACAAACCATGTTGCCCCTTTCCATTTAACATGGCTAAAGCCATAGGCCACATATGAAAACACAAAAGGAATCCAGCCCAAAAACAGATTCCAGATAAGGAAGCGAAAATAGCGCTGATCCAGCCAATCCGCAGCTGCGTAATACAAACCTAGAGTCACCACTGTGACCACACTAAGGAAAATAAATACTTTGATATAATTCAGTTTTCTCAATGATATTTACCTCACTTGATCCAATGAAATACATTCAGTTCCGAAAATAACGGATAATCTCTTCCTTGTTCTTTTCCACACGCAGATTCAGTCCACGTTTATCCTTTAACCCATATTGCTGTAGTTCATGTCCCGGATCAAGCACCAACGGTTTTGTTACTACATCCTCCAACAAGTTCATTGTCAGTTGATAGGCTTCACGCAGCTTATCCACCGGAATAATCGATTCATATCGCTTGATCAACTCAATCAGACGTTCCGCATACACTAGACGCACCATACTGTCCGCACTCGTCAGTTGTCTTGATGCGAATGCTGTGACTGCGGCAATAATCAGCGGATTTGCATGATATCTGGCAATCGACGTAAGCTCATCAACCGCGTCCCAGTTCATGATGGATAATTCAGAGGTTAACTGACCTATTCTTTCTTCCATCCATGTCTGCTCCAGCTCTTGCGGCACATCCCATTGTTTATATTCTGCATAAACACCACCACGATGCATCTGAACAGCGCTCCCATAATGTTTAACGAATAACGCTTTGGGAACACTCCAATCGGTTTCCATCCAACCACCACCATACCTGTCTCTATTTTCGCTTATAACCAGCACACATTACATAAATTTACTGTTGAAGACCATACTAGGATCATACCATTTCCCAAAGGAGAATCAAATTCACAATGAATCCAAATTCAATGCAGCCTCCAGACCGAATACAACCAGCTAACAACACAAATTCAGACTTCACACCCCACTTGAACCATGGCGGGCATGAAATGTTCGATATGCATGAAATTCTGTCAGGAGCCATCAACGTATTGGATCAATACATGATCTTCAGGACGTTTGTACAAGATACTGAACTTCTTCATATTCTTGATCGTCAATACAACTTCATGTTATCCCAATATAATCTGACTGCAGAATGTTTCTCAACCGGGCACAAGCCTCATCACGAGACTGCAACCTACATGATTCCGAACATCGTGCAACCTGTGTATGGCCTCAAGCCGTCCGCTCCGAAAAAGCCAAATCAATCCCTTTCGGATGTCAAAGATGCAGGCATCAGCGGTCATATGCTGGGATTAATCAAGTCTCACGCCTCTTTGCTGGCTATGTCTGCACCTGAAATTACGAATGGCGCCGTACGCCGGGTCATCGCTTCGCAGGTTCAACAGTTTATCGAGATGGCTTACGAAATTTTCACGTATCAAAATCAACATGCCTACTATCAAGTGCCTCAACTCAGTACAAATGATACCACACAGATGCTTCAGGCCTACGTTCCAGCAAACGGCACACCTCAGATGCCAATCAACAATAAACCACCTCTCCATTAATTTAAAATAAGCTTAATCAACAAAGAACAGTATCTTCAACCCACTCAAGGTTGAAAGATGCTGTTCTTTGTTATTTCCAGAATCAACTAATGTTTGCAGCATGTCTTGAATAACACATTTTATTTTAAAAGAATTCTCCCTTGATTCGATTACCAGAAACTGGTTTAATCAGAATGTGGTCACAATTACTCATTATGTAACATGGGAGGTTTTTGAATGCGATTGAATCCATCGATTAAACTTGGTTTTCTAGCCATTACATTAAGCTTTACGGCCATCTTTGCAACTCTGATAACATCCCAAACTACATTGGCTGCACCTGTCCCAGCTTCCAAAGCGGTATATCATCAATTTCAAATGTATTCAAAAAATGCAGTGAAATCCACGCCCAGCCTGGTTCAGGCACGTAAATATCTATTGAATCATATCGATGAAGTCGGACCTTGGCAGGCTACCTTGATGACCCTTCAACTGGAGAATTTGCAAAAGATCAGACTGGCTGACTTGGATCAAAAAATGTATACGGAACTGTTTCAAAGCGTTCTCTATGAAGCCCATTCCAACATAGGTTATGAACAAAGGCTTACATATAGCAGTCTGCTCAAAGTGATTAAAGATCCGTCCGTTCGCAAGCTCTTGCAGGAAGCTTCCGATCTGGGATTCAAACTGGAAACTAGTGAAGGTCTATACTATCCCATCCTCAATTATGAGATGTACAAAAAGTTTCAGCCCTACGTGAAACCTGACATTGTTGCTTACATTGATATTATGGCTGCGGAATCCAACCAGCCCACAACTTCCGATGCGGCCTTTATCATAACCTGGGATGAACTCATCCGGCGTACTCTAGAAAAGGAAGCTTTCCTGAACAACTTCCCAAGCTCTAATCGTACGTCAGCAGTTAAAAATTCACTGTACGTTGGTTACCTGTTTTATGGAAGTGATAACTCTCCCGCCTATGACTGGTACACGGAAGAAGAAATTCGTACTATCGATCCAGAAGTGAAAAAAGCATATGAAAAGGCTGTGGCAAATAGGGAGACTAACACGAAGAGTGTACTTCTGGATACAGTGGAGAAGATTTTGCATCTTCTCGATAAGAGTAACGACGAACTTACCCC
This window of the Paenibacillus marchantiae genome carries:
- a CDS encoding ABC transporter permease — protein: MLRNDLFRKKGINIALFVFILLAALLVSSGTRMIMELTNSIHYLFTESKTPHVVQMHAGKLDIMKVNTWAQTNEMVDKHQIVEMINIDGSHLFFGAEAEKNSIMDLDFVVQNQDFDFLLNLDSEIVQVNDGEIAVPVYYLQQKKLSIGDRIHIKDGSFSRTYKIVEFVRDAQMNPSIIHSKRFVISQSEFQTLKQNTGESEYLIEFRLRDSKMISDFTQAYQNTSLPNAGPIVNYNLFQLLNALTDGVVAAIVILVSLILIVIALLCIRFTMLATIEEDYREISVMKAIGISEHNIKKLYLSKYVVMAGLGSILGFLASLWVNRLFMSNMLLYMGAAPKTWLHYGITLFAAVFIFAIVVFFCNRVLRRFNHISAVEALRSGSMGETRISQNRLNLSQNRWLSVPVFLSLKEVIQRIKMFRLLLFVFIISSFIMIVPINFLHTLQAPSFISYMGVGQSDMRIDLRHSEDIEQRYAELIDYVQKDKNVLRYSPLVTSQFKVFNSEGSYDHLSVETGDFDVFPLSYVNGAAPKNENEIALSDANSKDMEKKTGDSLVLIVNGQEKTMTVSGVYQDVTNGGKTAKARLPYNKDRVLWYVVSLDLKDDGSKISDKIAEYEQAFSPAKVTDLKGYLDQTLGGTIHQLKLVTVLALVIAVLVTILITSLFLKMLVAKDSGDIAIFRSLGFAISTIKFKYVSMSLIVLGVGVLVGTVLSNTAGEWLISAIMASFGASNIVFVIDPLQAYLLCPLLLAATIICTALISIQSIKESSISKMIIE
- a CDS encoding serine hydrolase domain-containing protein — translated: MNPSSIPSMLHQIIPPLDLRSCLVSVRGEIIYEHYRNQEAATHIAKINSCTKSVLSALICIAMDQGVLPEADTPISTFFPQLVSDSDPRKPEITLEQLLTMTAGFNWDEFGGQNSFPRMTRTDYWVKFALEQHLSHVPGTYMEYNSGVSQILSAILMQSTGMSVAGFAERYLFGPLGIQQYEWESDPQGVHTGGFGLKMLPQDLLKFGQLFLQQGMWNGQSLISSDLVSRSTKPAISVTPPNHGSYAWHWWVDAYTNETSEAKVAEQPTSILHYYYARGFGGQFVYIVPSLELVAVLTNDKRKKEKPPLDVFPKRIAPELLKCL
- a CDS encoding DUF1361 domain-containing protein, with product MRKLNYIKVFIFLSVVTVVTLGLYYAAADWLDQRYFRFLIWNLFLGWIPFVFSYVAYGFSHVKWKGATWFVVASGLLWLLFFPNSSYIVTDLVHLTARSSRYYGGGNGLDYKYWYDLIVVLMFVWTGLLLGFLSMYQLQEVIHHKLGRWFSWIFVLAGCALGSYGVLLGRVYRLNSWDALTNRETLVELMHESVSRPSLAFCMFFGTFILTIYATLYYLINTRSYRDRKTEVGSSEAELQGLR
- a CDS encoding spore coat protein, yielding MQPPDRIQPANNTNSDFTPHLNHGGHEMFDMHEILSGAINVLDQYMIFRTFVQDTELLHILDRQYNFMLSQYNLTAECFSTGHKPHHETATYMIPNIVQPVYGLKPSAPKKPNQSLSDVKDAGISGHMLGLIKSHASLLAMSAPEITNGAVRRVIASQVQQFIEMAYEIFTYQNQHAYYQVPQLSTNDTTQMLQAYVPANGTPQMPINNKPPLH